Part of the Juglans regia cultivar Chandler chromosome 14, Walnut 2.0, whole genome shotgun sequence genome, TCTCATCcgtttatttatataataaaaaataataattagtttttacCAAATCTAATTGATCCAATTCGGatctatatatattcaaaactatTTTCTAAGTGGCCCTAACGTATAAATCGAAATGATCGATCGGACTAATGATAAAAGAATTTGACAATCTAAATGAGTATGCTTTGACAACTAGCTAGTGCCACagttgttacttttttttttttacttggatgTTAATTGCAATTCCAttatatacaatcatttttatgtattttttacgCACTTTACTGATGTGAcgaaattcaatatttattttatattaaaaaaaataatacaatcaatcacattaataaaatgtataaataatatacaaaaataactgcacataaaatttatgtattaCATAATTGACATCTCTTAATCGGATGACATATGAAGTGCATGACTGATCGCAGGtgcaatatattattatatgaagtAAACACCTTAcggtttttaatttatttgaacattatatcaaaatacaatatttttaagagtCTACCAAAAGGGATCAATTAATTATAGGCAAAATGCACCCGAAGGTGGAAGGTAGGAGGATCCTTCCCGAAAGTTGTTGACAGACTCAACCGCTGTGTATGTAGGCAGTCGTTAGTAGTTCTGGTGTTGGGTGCTGGAAAATGGCGTCcaaataattaagatttaactattcttttaatctttaaattaaagaatatatatttataaacttattagTTAATTAGTACATCCAGcacatgaaaaatatattactaCTTAGTCTAAAaacctaataatattttaaaattttaataattataacgAGTTGTACGTACTATaagtaacatatataatttattaattaaaaaaatcatacaagCCTCTGTATTtcactaaaatataataaatttggaCAATCAAACAGGACTGGAGGGCCAATAAGCAATCGGATGGCTGAGACACAGGTTGTTTGGCACACATGACCAGCTGGAACCTTAAATTAAAAGGACTTTTGAGATGAATATTGTAGTTAGTCAGTAGTGTACGTACTCCAGTCCTAACCCCATGCCAAGATGATCAATACCGTGGTCACAACGTTACCTACTTGTGTCGTCTCTGATCCTCAGCCTCGTGGTATTTATTTTACTCCCTCCCAACATAATTACTTAATAATCCTAAACTCTTTTTATACCTAAATCATAAAGGCTGATTGCTGGAAAGCGAAGGAAGATTTGATCACGGATGGTGCTATATTTTATCGAATGGCtcacaagaaaacaagaagCCATAAAATGATTGCAAAATCTTAGTGTGGATTCCAATTCTTCATTCCCCAACAGAACATGCatgatgagtttcttattgGCTACAATTTTGTGCATCCGGCCCGATcacagataaaagaaaaaaaaaaaaagaaaaaaaagcaaaaggaaCTGGAGGCCCATGTGGCATGGGGTTGATAGGTCACTATCTGCCAACGTGGTACAGGTGCCAGCGTGGAACTAAGTGGGTGACAGTTGGCATTCAAgggtttgattttgagaattattGAAGCGCTGGGGGGACAATATTGGGAGTAGGCCATTTGGGACACCAGCCTGTTGGATTAGGGCAGTGATGGAGTGGCTGGCGGCAGGGTCACATGTATGTTACTCAGTACTGCTCATTCATTGTTTATTGCGTGGCAGCCTGGCTCCTGGACAACAACACACAACACGACACTCCTCATTCTCGAGGTGTAAGACACACAGAATCTACCTCTCTACTGTTTTGACATTTTtctgttctgcattttgaataATGAATATGCTGTTGctatcctcctcctcctcctcctcgtaacaaaaatgagaaatgttCCAAAGGTTATTTCCTTACCGAGCGAGAtagaaacaagaagaaaatgttGCTTGCATTGCAATCCAAGTGGCAGTTAGTTATTGGATAAGTGGTGGTCGTggcatcattaaataaatacatgGAGATCTGTGGTTGTATTAACAAAATATGGGGGTAAATACACCTTATGGACAGCCCCACGGCCACCAACACCTTACCAATACCACCTTGCAATCACCGTATTGGCAtacaactttttattattatctatctctctctatatatatatatatatatatttgatgccAACAGAGGAAAAATTGTATATCTCTCTCCAATTCCGCGTTGAGAAAATCAAACTCAGTCACATCAATTCTGGCCTCCTTTAAGTAAAGTCAACATAAGCACTCGTAATACACAATATTGAATTATATGATTCATAtaatgtgtttatttatttttaaaaaactgaaCAATCCGATTCAAACAGAGATGATCTCGATGCCTATTGaagaataatcttttttaaagtaGTTTTCGCCTTGAATTTTCCATTCGAATTTGTACggtaatttatatgaaaatacaaatagttaaaaaaaatgtttgaaaatttatatgaaaaaaagaattttatacatcaattactatttattctcacattttatttttatagttttttattttcataaaatgtggagatattttttatttttttatttattttcatcaaatgtggagatattttttataaaataataaataatatatagtaaatgaaaaaaaaaattccatatgAAAAAAGGCCATGGCTCTTACTCTAGCTGTCATTTTTTCCCAAAGACaatcataaacatttaaaacatagcCGTGCTTCAATTTCCACATAAATAGGTATAACCAGCAGCTTAGCCCACAAAGCTGTCCCAAAACACACGCATGTAATAGTACTTTCCAACAAAACGCGTAACACATTCATCAGACTCGGCCTTCCCGCCGCCTGCTCTCTCTAAAACTCTCTCTCCCTACGCACGTCTCCTCTCCGTCTCCGTCGCCGTGCCTCTCTTTACAAAGCCCACAAAGAAAGCAAAGCCAGCAAACACATACAGAGCCTTTCTCAGCAAGagtaacaaaaagaagaagagccTCTGCGGCTCTCATTCTGTCATGGCCAAATCGAAGTGCTGCAACAGCAAGAGGATGTCGTACATCGCAGTCCCATCTCAGATAATCAACTCTCTGTCATCATCTTCTCTGCAGTCCCTCCTTCTCTCACCCAAAAAATCTTCGAGGACCTACTGCTGGTTCCTCAGCTTCAAAAGTCCAAGACTTTGGTTTCTCATTCTCTTTCTATTTGGCCTACTTGGCATGTTGAAGTTGGGCTACAATCTTGACCCTATGATCCCATTTGCTCCATATCCATGTAGTACAACTACTCAAACACAGGACCTCATCTCTAATGGGTATCCAAAATCAGAGGTTGGTTTCGCATCGATGAGTGGAATTGGCGGTCAAAATGCTGAGAAAGATGAAGTTTTGGATGGAACTAATCAACCACGGCCGTTGTTTTcaaatgggttttcaaaatCAGAGGTGGGTAATGTAACAGACGGCGAGAATGATGAGGAGGAAGTTGAAGACAGTGAGTTTTGGAAGCAGCCAGATGGGTTGGGCTACAAGCCTTGTCTGGTGTTCAGCCGGGAGTACAGGAGAGCAAGTGATGGGATTGTAAAAGATAGGACAAAGTATCTGATGGTTGTGGTTTCTGGTGGGATGAACCAGCAGAGAAATCAGATAGTTGATGCGGTGGTCATTGCTAGGATTCTTGGGGCTGCCTTGGTTGTTCCCATCTTACAAGTCAATGTTATTTGGGGAGATGAGAGGTATTTATCCTTCTACCTTTACATTTTGGTTGAAAATATATTGCCTTTTGccagtaattttaatttttagattaatgaATACGTGCCATTTTTGTAACCGGGCAACGCCTTTCGTTGtgtttttacttattaaaaaaagatgattGCGTGCCATTTTTTCTCAATCGAGcaaacaaaactattttttaggattttatcATGTCAATGCAATTGAATTTAGCTAGTCCCGAATTTCCTTTTATCATGGTTCAATTTGAAGAATTTCTTGCCTtacttgtatttatatattttggtagGGATTCTTTAGTTTCCTTGTGGACTGCAGTGCCGGGAGgagtgaataatttatttatttattttctgtgtTGTTATTTGATGGGTGTAGTGAATTCTCTGATATATTTGATATCGAGCACTTCAAGAGAGTTCTTGCCAATGACGTCCGGATAGTTTCGGCACTACCATCTACACATCTAATGACAAGGCCAGTGGAGGGCAGTCCACCACTACACGTCTCCCCCAAATGGATCCGGGCTCGTTATCTCAAACGCGTATGAAcaatttctgtatttttttttgtagagtAATTATACTTGTTCCTCCTGTTTGCTTATTATATAGAAATGCCGGTTTGTTATACCAAGTAGTGGCAGCTGTATGTTTGTTATCCCACGTTAAAAAGCTTGAATTATTTTTCAGCCTTTCGGTTTGACCATATGTACAGTAATCCCAGGCGATGCTCTATTATCTCCAGGTCTATTCCCGCCATGTCCTTAAAAGTATTGCCTTATGGTAATAAGGGAGACTCTTATTATGAAGGTGCCAACATCTAGTTGATTATAGTTGCTACAATCCTCTAAAGCTTGAGTTATAATGGCATCATTTTAAGAGCAGTTTATTAATTAGCTAAAATTATGTACTTCTCATTAAATGTTCTCTCTTTGTTGGATCATCTTTCTTGAATGGAATCTTTTGCTTGTCAATTTAGCTGATTATCTCAATGCTCTTATCAGTtctagtttttaatttatttttttctagatgTTCAAAACaaactgttttctttttctccattcATGTTTGCCTTATTGATATGGAATTTGGTGTCGGCTCTGTATTATGAAGAACAGTCTTGCTGTGAATGCTGGGTGGGAAAAAAACTGATGGAATCTCTGTTGGTTTCTGCAGCTTAACAGAGAAGGGGTTTTGCTTTTACGTGGCTTGGACTCAAGGCTCTCTAAGGATCTTCCCTCTGATCTGCAGAAGCTTCGATGCAAGGTATTGCAGGGTTTCGTTTTTATTAAGAGTCCTTCATTTAGACACTAGTACTTACATTTGTTTTATTCCCATCTTGTGGTCGAGATGACTCACAGATTATTGAAGGAATAAGGCCCCGCCCCATTTGGAAACACAACATATCTCAAGTATTCTTAGatatttcattcccaaacatcacttaaacacaacacttttcaattacaaatcttcaattttttcatctaatcattacaactttcccaacttacCTAATCATCTAATCGTTACCTAATCTTCAATTCTACTGAGCACCGGTCTTCCCCttcaaaagttttaattatattccCAAACTTCAGATTGTTCCATTGCTGAATATTGCTTGTCCGAATTTCAGAATCTATCCTTGCGTTTTCAATTCAGCCAAGGTTATCTGGACAGCCAATTCTAATCTCTTTTTGGTTCAACGTCAGGTTGCTTTTCATGCATTGAGATTTACCCCACCAATCTTGCAACTTGGTAACAAGCTTGCTGAGAGGATGCGGACCAATGGGCCCTATCTTGCTCTTCATCTACGAATGGAGAAGGATGTATGGATTAGGACCGGTTGCCTTCCTGGTCTAAGCCACGAGTATGATGAGATAGTGaacaatgaaagaaaacaacGGCCAGATCTCCTAACTGCAAGATCAAACATGACTTACCACGATCGAAAGCTTGCAGGTCTCTGCCCCTTGAACGGCTTGGAGGTAGCCAGGTAAGCATAGAAAACTAATAGATTTAATTTGTGCACCTATGCTTTTAAACCTAAGTTCCTTGGCACGCTTAtgcttaaattatttaatatactgaatttttttgttttgttttgtgttgtCATTTTATGGATAGGCTGCTTAAAGCTCTCGGAGCTCCAAAAACTGCAAGGATATACTGGGCTGGAGGGCAGCCGTTAGGTGGCAAAGAAGCCTTACTACCATTAACCCAAGAGTTTCCTCAGTTTTACAACAAGGAAGATCTTGCTTTGCCTGGCGAACTAGAACCActtaaaaacagagcatctttaATGGCTGCCATTGATTATATAGTCTCTGAGAATAGTGATGTTTTCATGCCATCCCATGGGGGAAATATGGGCCATGCCATCCAGGTATTTCCATCACTATCTTTTTTTAGATTTACTGTGTCACCAGTTCCCATTCTGTGTAACATATGATTTGCTAAAGCACAGAAATCCGTGCTAAACTCATATAACCTATCAATTGCTGTCAGGCAAAAGGATTAGATCTTACAAGACATTTGAACTGGGAAGTCTTTAATTAAAATGCTCTTATGCTTTTAATATTCTCATGAAAGACTACAAGGTCGGGAATTGAAATTAGTAGAATCTGGaatcaaaatgaacaaaaatgcCTGTTCTCCTCTTTTTCAGCTTACCTGTGATTGCCTTTACCTTGACCATATGCTGCACGTGTCTTTATCTACATCACcgttattttcctttttcatttgtCAATCTTTTAAGCTGTCAAGAGGATCATTAGTGATCGCAAATTTGTGacctttaattttcaaaatgtcTTCTGTACTCTTTTTGGTTGTAATGCATTTTATACTGTTATTTCCGAAAACTgaaatgaattgtttgtgcAGGGACACCGGGCCTATGCAggacacaaaaaatatataaccccaaacaaaagaaaaatgctacccTACTTTTTGAAATCTACCCTATCAGAATCGGAGTTCAGCAGCATCATAAAGGAGTTACACAGTGACTCCTTAGGCCAGCCGGAACTCAGAACTAACAAAGCCGAAAGGGATGTTACGAAGTATCCTGTGCCCGAGTGTATGTGCAATGATTCGCACACTCATTCTTACTTGTGATTTCATGCAGAAAGCTTCCAATGTGATGCTTCATCATGTTTAATGGCTCCAATTCAAAACCAAATGTGACCATGAACTGACTCCTCCATTGAATAATGGAAAGATTATGGTAAATCCCTTGAATTTGAGCCCCTGAAAACCAAGAAGTGATGCTTTCGGGGCAATGATGGTTCCTTGGAGTGCCATTCAGGCACCAACACTTGAGCTGACAGGTTATGCAAGTGTACCCGGCATGATGCTTGCGTTATGACTGCATGGCAGGATAAGTCCaagaaccatttttttttaattctttatagGGACTGTATTTAGGATATAGTACATATCATTCTTTGTGTCACATGAATGTATTACAGAGCCATACGTGTATATATGTAGAAGTAACCAAATGAGCTTTTCCATTAATCTTTTACTACATCTTACTTTGCAAGCTCCTTTCTACATCACCGTTCATTTTTTCATGGTTCTCTAAGATTCTTGAGACATTTTTAGTTTCAGGATGATAGCTCCCATCGTTGTTTATAGTATTGTTTGCAATGCGTGATGCTCGGCAAGTTTTTCATCCTATTTCGTGCGCAATGCAAAACAGTTTGGTTTCTTGAATGAAGACGAGTCGGAAACAAAATAAAGGATATCCAATAAAAATGgaatagagagaaaaagtaCTGACGGAAGATGCCTAATGACATTATTATTAAATCAGTGCTGCTTCTTCAAGGTGTGGCGGAGAATGGCAAGCATTCTCGGTACAGAGTCATATTTCATcaataatttaagagttatATTTGCAATTTTCTGATACTTTCCGACATGCCAAGAGAAAATGCACCTACCCGTTAGAGGTGAGGGAGCACCAATCCAGTCAAGCCATTACATAAATTCTGATGTGTAGCCAGTCCACTTTACCCGCTCACCATCCCCAATGATGATACATTAGTGAGGTCCGATTAGATATAGATACGACTTCATCTCATTtgctttcattttatcttataatttttttaaatttttatataaaatataataaataattcaattttttcaaattttaaaataataataagattaaaaaaataatattctatttaattttcaattaaaatcatctcatctcaccatcATTCGAGACTAAAAGAtaacttttcaaacttttttgtAAGCAAGCAATAGAACGGCTGCAATCCCAAAGCGCAATAAGCTTGCACTCCAAATTGGATGCGCAATCACACTCGTTAGAAGGAAATATTAAAactaaagaaatttaaaatcttaattttaccGACTCATCTCAAGGAATCAAACCAAAACTTGATGTTTATCTGCATTACAGAGTCAGGCTCACGTgtcataatttataaataattattacacTTCATTCAATTGAATCCAATCACGCTACCCAGGCAAAAATAAGCTTGCTCTTCGTTGCACCTTGCAATCAAAGACATGAAATTCCCTGGAACCTATTGTTGAAAATTCAAACTCCCTCCATGCTTCCCACCCAGTTTTTAACCGACCCTATCAAAGTATTCAATCGAAATTCTGGCATGTCAGCCTGCTCATCAACAAAATCTTCCACAATCTCTGTATTAACCATTGCAACACGATCCAAAAAAAGATGTACCGCATGCAAAAGTAGCAGTCAACTGAGTCTCTTTAACTCCAGTCTCCATGTCCACCGTCACACAGATTAAATAATCATAAACAGAAATTTCAAATTCCCAAAAACATCCATAGACAGCATGATTGATTGCCCTGTGCCTCAAACATGTCTATTTAGCCTCTACTAAAGAGGATGTTTCTTTCAAAGAAATTGACCATAGAGGTGAGAGCGCAACAACTTTTCCAATGATGATCAGAGTCGGTGATATTAACTGTGCTGATGTAATTTGCTGGGCAAGATCCTTTAGTTCAGCAAAGACCTGTATAAATGCAGATTCAACTATAATGGGCGAAGTGATATGGTCTTAATGATTAGATCttaaaagagaaggaaaattgCAAGGGGGAGCTGTGGctagagaaaaaaatgacaacTTTGATAGCTTGGCAATCAAATTGCAAAAGTAATAGTTTAATGGTGTAAagtgtaattttcatttaaattgaTGTATATTACACATGTAGAAAATCAATACTGTAACATCACGAACCTAGCAAGCGATGTATCATAAATCACGAGGAAGGGGGGCAACAGATTCTGAAAGCATAAAAAAGGTCTCTACATATGTTAACTAGTGTTGTTTTATACACTAAATATCTTGTGTActctattataattttcttagcaACTTAAGCAACTATTTCCTTCTACGAGATCAATTTCTGGGCAAAAACACTATAAAACTCATACACACAAGttaaaaagagtaataataaaattttgttcaaCTAAGAGCCGAGgtcagttatttatttttatgtttagcGATCCCATTTCTGAAACTGAAACCTCATCAATAAATCTATGGCTTTGAAGTCATTAAATCACCTTATCTATAACATATAGCTGTTGGAACAATATTCACCTTAGCTTCTTACACcctaactttttttgtttttgataggtaatcaagaagttttattcatagaagtaggtaaagcccaagtacacagggagcTTCTTACACCCTAACATGGATGACAAATTTGAATACAAAAAATAGAAACGGGGTGCAAGAAGTAGAGTGCTACCAGCATTACACTATTACAGTATTTATTAGATATGTCTACTTTGAGGTTTCACAGTTTAATGATTGAGGAATGAAGCTAGCCAATCCAATGAATGCGTCGTGGCCAAATGATACCTGCAACCTCAATAAAAATGTGGTGATCAGGGAGGTCATGGGTCAAGGCAGCAGGGGTGAGAGTTGCCGACTAATTATCCAcaaaaagggagggaaagggggggggggggtgatgcTTCTAAATATCGCGTTAACCAGTTACAATGTTTCCTTTATCCTTCCCCTACCTCTCTTCAAACTGAAAAGTAAAATAAGTCTTTATAGTTAGCTACTAATTTAAGAACAGTTTATCATATCAAACAATGACTCAAAACAAGATAGCTTCTATGATTGTTATGACTTTAAGGCATTTAGgcaatgaatttgaaaaaataagaaaaaagcaagagaagaaagaaaaagtcaaAAAGAGAATCATGCTTACCATGCGTTGTTGAGGTGTGGTCCCTCGCTCAACTGCAACAGCGGGTGTATAAGGGGGGAGACCATGATGGAGTAACTTTAGGGAAAGAGAAGGGAAAGTTGATAAGCCCATATAAACCACCAAGGTTGAATCAGGGTCAGCTGCATTTTCTGCCACAAACAAAGGATCTGTTCCTCCTTTCCTTGCGTGCCCAGTGAGAAATTTTACACTGTTTGCAACACCTCGTTGAGTTAATGGAATTCCAAGCTCTGCTGCTATTCCTGAAGCAGCAGTGATACCTGCAAACAGCAATCATACTATTATTATTGCCCCCACAGCTAACTTCACTCTTGAAAGAGACCAACATTCTGTATGCTTGTAAGAAGACTATGTACTAACAACAAAACAACAACGATGAAGAATTCAAGTCCCACACTATATTGGAAGGCAACCTCAAGCTAACTCAGAAACAAGATCCATGTCAATTGCTTCATTCATCACAAATTAGATCAACACATGTAATATTTTCCTCTTCATACTAATCGTTTTCCTGCACTAATCATTTTActcaattttcataatattgATCTGTCCCTCtcatatttagtaaaatttgtACCATTCTTTCAAAGTCATTCACAAATAAGGGAATGTGAAGGTGAAACGAATTCTCCACGTGCAGACAGTAAATTGTCTAGGTAAAAGGCCAACCGTACGTCAGCTGATGGAACTAAATCAATATTACGTTATCTCAAAGTGCACAAAATTCGAGATTTTAACAATCACTTGCGATATGGCAGTCATTATTCCATAATTCTATCAGGGGATCATGTGCAGTGGAATGTGACATTTAGTAGagcggcacaagattgggaagtagacatttttgaagcctttttcAGCCTCATATATTCTGTGAAGCCGAATAGACAGCAAGCTGACAGCTTATGGTGGAACCCGACGGGTAAGGGCATCTTCTCTGTTAGATCCTTCTATAAGTCCCTTTCCCACACCACAACCATTCAGTTCCCATGGAAGagactttggagaaataaggcgccTCCGAAAGTGGTTTTCTTTGCATGGACAGCAGCATgggggaagattctgactattGACAACCTGAGGAAGCGACGGTTAGTTATACTAGACTGGTGTTGCTTGTGTAAGAGATCAGGTGAGACAGTGGATCATCTATTGTGGTGTAGAGTTACCCTTCGTGATGCCAGAAACT contains:
- the LOC109001506 gene encoding O-fucosyltransferase 20, with the translated sequence MAKSKCCNSKRMSYIAVPSQIINSLSSSSLQSLLLSPKKSSRTYCWFLSFKSPRLWFLILFLFGLLGMLKLGYNLDPMIPFAPYPCSTTTQTQDLISNGYPKSEVGFASMSGIGGQNAEKDEVLDGTNQPRPLFSNGFSKSEVGNVTDGENDEEEVEDSEFWKQPDGLGYKPCLVFSREYRRASDGIVKDRTKYLMVVVSGGMNQQRNQIVDAVVIARILGAALVVPILQVNVIWGDESEFSDIFDIEHFKRVLANDVRIVSALPSTHLMTRPVEGSPPLHVSPKWIRARYLKRLNREGVLLLRGLDSRLSKDLPSDLQKLRCKVAFHALRFTPPILQLGNKLAERMRTNGPYLALHLRMEKDVWIRTGCLPGLSHEYDEIVNNERKQRPDLLTARSNMTYHDRKLAGLCPLNGLEVARLLKALGAPKTARIYWAGGQPLGGKEALLPLTQEFPQFYNKEDLALPGELEPLKNRASLMAAIDYIVSENSDVFMPSHGGNMGHAIQGHRAYAGHKKYITPNKRKMLPYFLKSTLSESEFSSIIKELHSDSLGQPELRTNKAERDVTKYPVPECMCNDSHTHSYL